The uncultured Cohaesibacter sp. region CTCGCCTTTGCGCGCTTCCCGTTGATCGAGCGCGTACTGACGCCGCTTATCCTGCTTCTGCAGACCATCCCGAAAATCGCAATCGCGCCGCTTCTGCTGTTGTGGCTTGGTTTGGGGGCCGCACCCAAGGTTGCCCTCGTTGCGGTGGTTACCTTCTTCCCTGTCATGACCGCGATGCTTTCCGGCATCCGTTACATGAATAAATCCTATGCCGATCTTGCGCATGTCTTGCGCCTGTCGCCATGGCAGCGCTTCTGGCATATCGAATTGCCTGCCGCCATTCCAACCCTGTTTGCCGGGGCCACCGTGGCCACAACTCTGGCCATGACTGCTGCGGTCATCGGCGAGCTGATGGGGGCCAACAAGGGCATGGGCTTCGTTCTGGCAACAGGTCAGGAAAATGCCGATACGGCGACGGTCATGGGCATGGTGATTCTGCTGTCCTTCGTTGGATGGGCTCTGTTTGCCATTCTTGATTTCGCACGCAGGCGCGTTGAGGACCGGTTCTTATGACCAATACAGCATCTCTCCTTGAGCGCAGGGTGTTTCTCTGCGTCCTCGATTCTGTCGGATGTGGCGGCGCACCTGATGCCGCGGCTTTTGGTGATGAGGGCGCCAACACGCTTCTGCATATTGCTGAGGCTTGTAGCAGGGGGGAATGTGAAGATGGTCGGCATGGGCTGTTGCATCTACCCAATTTGGCCCACATGGGTCTTGGAAGCTGCATCAATCTCGCTTCGGGCTCTCGTGCGCCGGGCATTGCCGACGCGCCGCAAGAGGCCAACTGGGCCGTTTTGCAAGAGGTCTCCAAGGGCAAGGACACCCAGACCGGACATTGGGAACTGGCCGGGCTGCCTCTAGCCAAAGACTGGACCTATTTTCCCGATACCGATCCGGCCTTTCCGGAAGATCTGATGCAGGAATTCATGGCTCGTGCCGGGCTTGAAGGCACCCTTGCCAATATTCATGGCTCAGGCACAGAGATGATTGATCGCTTTGCCGAGGAACATCTGAAAACCGGCTATCCGATCACCTACACCTCGGCTGACAGTGTGTTCCAGATCGCTGCGCACGAAGAAAGCTTCGGGCTGGAAAGACTGTATGAGATTTGCAAAATCGCGGCGGATATTTTCCATCCGCTCGGTGTTGGACGTGTGATTGCCAGACCCTTTGTCGGCACAGTGGAAACCGGTTTTGAGCGCACCAAGAACCGAAAGGATCTGGCCATCAAACCGGCAGAGCCAACCATCTGTGATCGCGTAATCGCCAAAGGGGGCGATGTGCGCAGCCTCGGCAAGATTGCCGACATCTTTGCCATGCGGGGTATTTCGGTTGTCGGCCCGAAAGCGGATGATATGGGACTGGTTGATCAGCTACTGGATGCCTGCGACACGGCCAAGAGCGGCGATCTGGTCTTTGCCAATTTCGTCGAGTTTGACAGCCATTATGGACACCGCCGCGACATTTGCGGCTATGCCAAGGCGCTCGAGCGGTTTGACCGGCGTGTGCCCGAGATCCTTGCCAGACTGAAGGCGGGAGATCTTCTGTTATTCACGGCAGACCATGGCAATGATCCCACATGGCACGGCAACGACCACACGCGTGAACGTGTACCCCTGCTGATCCATGAGGTACCGCATGGCTCACAATCCCTGAGCATCAAGCCAGAGGGCACTCAAGTGATCAAGCCCTTCGGCTTTGTGGCCGATCTGGTTGCCGGGCATCTGGGCTGCTAGGCGCGTCACAACAAGCTGCGCGCCTCCTTGCTGCCAACTATCCGTTTGAGCGAAGGGCCTGATAGCCCTTCGCTGACGCGATCTTCAAGGCTGGATTGCCCATAAGCGCAATGCCAAAGCCAAAGAGCAATCGGCCTTAAGAGGCCGAAGAGATCTCTTTGACAATTTCCTGAGAAATCGAGTTCAGCGCAGCAACCTGATCTTGCGCTGTACCAGTGGAAAAGGCTTCGTCAAGCAGTTTGGTGTAGCGTTCGATGCGGTCGATCTGGTCCTTTGCGACGCTGCTGCTAAGGGGTTCGCGGTCATAATTGTCGGCGAAATCCTGCGTTATGATGCTGATGAGGAAATAGGGAGCAGCAAAGTCTGGATTTTCCAGAGCGCTTTCCCGTGCGACGCTGGCGCATTTCTTGTAGGCGCTGACGCCCTTGCTGCCATCAATGAGGATGTCGTGGAATTTTTTGAACATGTGATTGCCTTTCATTAGGGTCTTATCTGGTTTGTTGGGTCTATGTGCCTGCCCGTTATTGGGGGCGGGAGGCACAGTCAGAGATGTTGTCTCTTGCTCTTCCTCATCCTTGCGCATCCATCAGATAGGCGTAGATGATCTCCGAGGCGATCATGAAGTCGGAAACGTCCATCGCTTCTGCCGGATTGTGAGAGCCATTTCTGTTGCGCACGAAAACCATGCCTGTCGGCACGCCCGCATTGGCAAAGACAGCCGCATCATGGCCACCGCCGGAAGGCATGATAAAAGGCTCTAGCCCCACCTGCTGCATGGCGCCAGACATGGCCTCGACAATGGCAGGGTCGCACAGGGCAGGGGCGGTGCTCAGTTTTTCACCAAGCTCGAAGCGCACCTTTCGCTCTCGCTCGATGGTGCGGATATCCTGTGCCAAAAGATCATGCATGCCATCGAGCACTGTGGCGTTCTGGCTGCGCACATCGAGGCTGAAGTCCACTTGATCGGGAATGCGCGAGAGGGCGTGGCGTTCCACATCCGTTGAAATCATGCCGCTGGTCAAAACAAGGTCATCGCCCAGTTGGACGACCGTCAGCCAGCTTTCATCGAGGCGGGTCAAGAGATCTGCCATCGCCAGAACCGGATCGCGGCGGAAAGCGCGCGGAACGGCACCGGAATGCCCCGCTTCGCCAACGCAACGAATGGTCTTGTAACGGAAGTTGCCCCGAATGCCCGAAACCACGGCGGCTGGGAGGTCTTTCTGGACCAGCAGCGGGCCTTGCTCGATATGCAGTTCGATATAGGCAAGAACCGAGCTGGCGTCCATAAGCGGCGTGCCATCGCGCACGGGTGCCATATCGATGCCGATGCTTTCCATATGCGCATCCAGCGTCTGATTGTCGCCCTTGTGGCGTGTGCGCAGCTCAGCCTCGCTCAACCGGCCCAACAGGGCCTTGGAAGCAATGTAGCATGGCCCGAACCAGGCGCTTTCCTCGGCTCGCATAGCCAGAACCTTAACCGGCCGCGCAAAAGAGGTGCCTTCGCTCTGGGCGCGTACAAGGCACATCAAACCGGCAATGACACCGGCCAGTCCATCAAAGTTACCACCTTGCGGCACCGTATCCACATGAGAGCCGACCAATACAAACGCATCAGCCTCCGCATCGCAGGGAAGGGAGAAGACCGCGTTCTGGCCCGCATCATAGGTGACAGTCAGCCCGTGGCTCAGGCCGAACTGTTCCAGATAGGCGAGGGTCTTTGTCTCAAGATCGGAGAAGGCAGGGCGGCTGATGCCTTGCGTGTCTGCAGAAAAAGCGGCGATTTCGTCAAAGAGCTGAGCCGCCATTGCTTCATAGTCTGCCGCTGTGAGGGCAGGGCTCTGTGTCATGGAAACCATGGTCATTCTGCTGCCTCCGCAAAGAACACACCGTCGCTGGCTTCTTCATCCCTAATGGAGCCAGTGAGCTCGGAGACGCTTGAAAGCCCCTCTGTGCGAAGAAATGCTTCCAGTTCGCTGATAAGCCGCACCATGACCGTCGGGCTGATAAAGGTTGCCGTGCCAATCTGTACGGCACTTGCTCCGGCAATCAGATATTCGACAACATCCTCTACTGTGGCGATGCCGCCGCAGCCGATCACAGGAATGGAGACCGCTTTGGCGCATTGATAGGTCATGCGCAGGGCAATCGGTTTGAGGGCCGGGCCGGAAAGGCCACCCATGAGATTGCCCAGCTTGGGCTTGCGTGTGTGGATGTCAATGGCCATGGACAGCATCGTATTTGCCACAACGAGAGCATCCGCTCCGGCGCTCTCTGCCGCTTGAGCCACTTCGGTTGTTTCGCCCGTGTTGGGCGTCAGCTTTGCCCAGAGTGGCAGATCTGTTGCTGCCCGCAGCTTGCGCATGACCGCTTCGGTGGTCGAGGGGCGCATGGCAAAGGCCTTGCCGTCTGCCTCGATATTCGGGCAGGAAATATTCACCTCGATGGCTGCCACGCCGGGCACGCTCACCTCTTCGCAGATCTGCGCGAATTCATCTGCGCTACCAGCCGAAATGCTAACCACCAGCGGCGTCTGATATTGATCATAAAAGGGGATGACATTGGTCTTGAAATAGTCGACACCCTTGCTGGGAATGCCGATCGAATTCAGCATTGAGCCGCGCACTTCACAGACACGCGGGGTCGGGTTGCCGCCTCTGATGTCACGGGTGATCGTCTTGGTCACATGCGCGCCCAGCGCATCGATATCAAACAGCTTTGCACAGTCTTCCGAGAAGGTGCCCGAGGCAGGCATGATCGGGTTTTTCAAACGCAAAGCCCCGATATTGACTGAAAGATCTAACATCCCATTGCCTCCTGAAGATTGAATACGGGGCCTTCCTTGCAGACCCGCTCATGAATGATTTTATCCTTGCGCCGGAAGGACCGGACGCAGCACTGACACATGCCCACGCCGCAAGCCATCTGTTGCTCAAGAGCGATCTGGCCGGGAATGCCATGACGGGCGCAAATGGTTTGCAGCATCGTCAGAAGCCGGTTGGAACCGCAGGTATAAAAGGCGTCTACGCCCTCCGCCTGGATATGCGCTTCGATCAACTGCTCAAGCGCCTCAACGCCCGATGTCGCTTCAGAATCTGTGACCGTGATGACCTCTGCCCCGAGCGCCTTGAAATGATCGATGGACATAAGCACATCAGGAGAACGTGCACTGCATACGGCGGTGAGTTTACGCCCCATCTGCTGGGCCTTTTGCGCCAACGGGGCCAAAGTCGCCAGACCAACACCGCGAGCCACGACCATCAGCTTTTGCCAGTCGTCCTGGATGTCGAACCCATGCCCCAAGGGGCCGACCACATTAAGGTCTTCGCCAGCGTCAAGGGCAGAGAGAGCAGCCGTGCCTTCGCCCGCAATCTTGTAGAGAAAATGCAGCTCGCCCGCTTCGGGATAGAAGCCGTAGATGCTCATGGGGCGTCGCAGGTAAGGCTGCAAATCCCCTTTAGTCGGACACAAGAGATGGAAGAACTGTCCCGGCTCGCATTTGAGAATATGAGACGGTGCATCCAGTATGATGAGCCTGTATTCGCGATTGATCGGCTCATTGCTTTTGACTCTACAGATGGTCTCGAAAATGGGAGTCAGGGTCATATCGGTCACGGAACTGTTTGGGAAAAAGAAAAGACTCTCCCTTCACTCCAAAGGCATTTGGAATGAAGAAAGCGGTTGCAGGGAGATTTTGGGGAACGGTTGGGACCGAAAACCTATCTGAAGCTAAGTGTTAAGCTTCGGCGATGGTCTAGAAAGTGGCGCTTTCGCCAAATCGCGTCATGGGAAGCGCGATGTTTTACAACACCAGCTGTACGCAATGTCGAGGTGACAGCATGGAAAAGGCGAGCCACTGGGACGGCGCTCTGGGCAGTGGCGTGATGCTTGAAAAACCGGATGTCTAAAACCCGCAATGTCTGCTTGGCAGATGCCGAAAAGTCGGCGGAGTGGCCAAAGCGCAAAAAGGGAAGATTCATCGCCTGTTCCTAGTTTCGCTGTTGCTTAAAAAAAGAGATTAAACCCGTAGATCATGATTGGTCAAGAAATTTCTCAATTTTGAGAATTTATTATAGCGTATCTCGAATATGGAACAATTTGATGACAATTGCCTTGAAATTAGGCAAGAGATGCCGACTGCCGTAATCCGTGCATTGGAGAAAGATGAACGTTGGTTCGTCGGCCACTGGGCGTAATGCGCAGAGAAGGTGGAGGAAAAACTACCGCCAGGCTGAAAATCAGGCGCGCAAAATGGTCTTTTCAATAAAGTCTGCAGCCTGATCCCCTTTGAGGCTTCGCCGCCAGAGTTTGTCTGTCATGGCGCCATAAAGGGTCGTGGCTTCCGGAGCCGCCGAAATGGTGGCAACGCCAAGACGGATATTGGCAAAGGCCCCCAATCGGAAGGGGCTGACGGCGACCTGTGATCGGTCGGCCTGTTTGAAAATCTGGAAGCTGGCACTTGGCATGGAATCCACCACGAGACCAATTTGCGTGCCGATTGGTGGTTCGCGCAACATCTTGACGATATTCTCGATTTCCGTTCTGGCTACCTCACGGCGCAGCTTCATGTCCGCCTCGGGCGGATCATAGGCGCCGATGAAGCCGTTACGGAAAAACTGCTCCAGCTCCGCTGCAGATACAAGGCTGATGATGCTCGGCCTTCGGGTCTGATAGCAGGCCTTACGCGCATGCAGGATGTCCAGAAGGGCATCAATATCCTGCAGTGCCTTGGCGCGGTCTTCGACATCAAGCGGGATGCTTTCCTTGAGAACCTCCGGGAGAATGGCATCGTAGGCGTCAGTGGTGAGCAGATAGGATACCGGGCCGAAAAGAACGAGAATCTGGTCTACCTTCTCTTCGATCTGGCGCATGCGTTCAAAGAAGCTGACAGCCGAGGCAATATACTCAACCCCGACGCCAAGCAGAGTGGGAAGAGAAATCCCCAACAGGGTCGCGATCTTGCCCAGCGTATCGACGCGGATCGGCTGCCCCAGTTCGTAGCGATAGATGGCTGCGCGTGAAATGCCTGTCTTTTGAGCGACTTCCTCGGGGGAGAGCCCTGCTCCAACCCGAAATGCCTTGAGCCTCTGACCAACTTCCTCGATCGAGATGCCTTGCCCTATGTCCATGAAACAACCTCATTTTATGACCGGGCCAAGCGACAATGACTCGGAGCGAACAAATCACGCCTATGCTTGTGTATGCCATCTTGAAAGGTGGCAATCAATTCTAAATTTTGAGAATATTCTTTATCGAGAGACAATGCAGTGGATTTGACTCTTATGGGAAACATGCCCGCGAGCGGAACCGGAATGGCACCCTTAATAAGAAATGTCATACGATTGTTTCTGATCACAAATTTTACCAAACAATGAGAGGTTTTCCCTGCTTTGCCTGAAATAGCAGAAAAGTGGCTTATGTTTGATGGTTTTTTATGGCTTTTCAGTCTTTGTAGCCACGGAGAAAGAGTGCGTCAGGGCGATTGACGTAGGACGGCTGACACAGTATTTTGTGATCACAAATTTATTTTCAAAGACCGCTCTGAGGCCAGAGCTATGGATAGCACCCATGACTGAACCATTTACGCTCGGCATTTTGGAAACCGGGCGACCACCCGAGGCACTGGCAGGAAAATTCCCGTCCTATGCTGAAATGTTTGCCCAAATGGTCGGAGCGACCGCACCCGCGCACTGGAAATTTGACTATTATGTGGCTCTTGAAGGCGCGTTGCCGCCAAGTCCCGACACCTGCAATGCCTGGCTGATCACCGGATCAAAATTTGGTGCCTATGAAGACTATCCATGGATTCATGCGCTCAAGGCCTTTATCGTCAAGGCCTATGCAGCAGGGGTGCCAATGGTGGGTATTTGCTTTGGGCATCAGATATTGGCTGAGGCGCTTGGTGGTAAGGTGATCAAATCGGAAAAAGGCTGGGGCGTCGGTCATCAGGCCTATCAATGGAGCAAGACCAAACCCGATTGGCTGGCCTCAACGGATCTTGCCGGACAGGATGCCTTCTCCATACTTGCCTTCCATCAGGATCAGGTGGTTGAAGTGCCACCGCAAGCGGAGGTGATCGCGTCGAGTGATTTCTGCCCGGCAGCAGCGCTCGTCTATGGCGATCAGGTGCTTTCCTTTCAGGGGCATCCCGAATTCAGTGCCGACTTCGTTGCAGATCTGATCGAAGAAAAGCGTGATGATGTTCTGGGGGCGACCGTCGCAGAAAAGGCAGCAACGTCGCTCGCACAACCAATCGACAGAGTGGCCATCGGTGCGGGGATCGTGGAATTTCTGAAAGCGCGAGAAGCCGAATGGATCAACAAAAAGGCGGCAAACGCCGGATAAAATAAGATAAGCGCAGAGGGGCGCAGCAATCATGTTGGACAAACGCAAATTCTTTATCGGTGGGGAATGGGTAGACCCGATCTCTGCTACGGATCTGGATGTCATCAATCCGGCAACCGAGGAGGTGATTGCGGTCATTTCCATGGGAAGTGAAGCCGATGCCGATGCGGCCGTCAAGGCTGCAAACGCCGCTTTTCCGGGCTTTTCAAAAACAACCAAGGCCGAGCGTCTCGATTTGCTGGAAAGCATTTTGTCCGTTTACAAAACGCGTTACGATGAAATGGCCGAAACGATCACCGCCGAGATGGGGGCGCCTTGCAAGCTTTCTCATGCGGCTCAGGCCGGTGTCGGTGTCGGGCATCTGCAAGGCTTCATTGATGCGCTGAAAGAGTATGAATTTGAAAGCACCTGTTGCGGCGATATCATTCTGCGCGAACCCATCGGTGTGTGCGGCCTGATTACGCCGTGGAACTGGCCGATGAACCAGATGGTGCTGAAAATCGCTCCGGCGCTGGCCGCTGGCTGTACCATGGTGCTCAAACCATCCGAATTGACGCCGCTCTCGGCGATGCTCTATGCGGAAATCCTGCATGAGGCGGGCGTGCCAAAAGGCGTGTTCAACCTTGTGAATGGTGAAGGGCCTGTGGTCGGCTCGGCTCTCTCACGCCACAAGGATGTGCAGATGATGTCCTTTACCGGCTCGACCCGCGGCGGTGTGGCTGTGACAAAGGATGCGGCAGATACCGTCAAGCGCGTGGCTCTGGAATTGGGTGGCAAAAGCCCGAATGTGGTGTTTGCCGATGCGCCAGACCTGCAAAGCTCGGTTACCCGTGGCGCACGCGCCGTGTTCAACAATACCGGCCAGTCCTGCAACGCGCCAACCCGCATGTTGGTTGAGAAAAGCGTCTATGACGAGGCAATGCAGATTGCCAAGGCCGCAGCAGAAGCAACCGAGGTTGGCGATCCCACCAAGGATGGCGCTCATATCGGACCGCTGGTGAGCCAGATGCAATATGACAAGGTGCAGGCTCTCATTCAGAAAGGCATTGATGAAGGCGCCACCCTGCTGGCGGGCGGCACAGGTAAACCGGAAGGACGCAATGTGGGCTATTTCTGCAAACCAACCGTTTTCGGCAATGCCACTAACGAGATGACCATCGCACGGGAAGAAATCTTCGGACCGGTGCTGACCATGATCCCCTTCGAGGGCGAAGAAGAAGCCATCGCCATTGCCAACGATACGCCCTATGGTCTGGCTGCTTTCATTGAAACGGGAGACGAAGCGCGCGGTATGCGCGTCGCCAAGGCCTTGAGGGCCGGCATGGTGCGCCTCAATGGCTCCGACATCAATTGGGGCAGCCCCTTCGGGGGCTACAAGATGAGCGGCCTTGGGCGCGAAGGCGGCCATTTCGGCATGGATGATTTTCTTGAGATCAAGGCGGTCTCGCGCCCCTGATCGGGAAGATCAATTCAAGACGACAAAGGGGCCGAAAGGCCCCTTTTTTTACAAAGCAAATTTCAAGATGTTTTATGGTCGTGCTGGCGTGCCGATCCTGTCGCGCACCTTGTAATAGAGCATCGCCATAACCAGAAGGGCATGGCGCAAGTGCCGTCCACCGGGGAAGGGGTAGGTCGGTACATGTTCCATGGCGTCAAACCGGCTTGCTTGTCCGTCAATCAGGTCGGCCACCAGCTTGCCGGCGATGGTGGCAATCGCCACTCCATGGCCGGAGAAGCCGCTGGCATTGATGATATTCTTGTCGAGCTTGGCGAAATAGGGCATGCGGTTGACCGTGATCCCCAGCGTACCGCCCCAGCCATAGTCGATCCGGGCATCCTTCAATTGCGGATAGATTTCCAGCATCGGCTGACGCACGAATGACTTGATATCCTCGGGGAACTTGAAGCTATAGGTTTCTCCTCCCCCAAACAGCATACGCTTGTCTGCGGAAAGACGATAATAATTGATGACAAACTTGCTGTCTGCCACGCCGAGATCATTCCGGATCAGCTCCCGCGCCAGCCCTTCATCGAGCGGTTCGGTGGCGATGATATAATTATTCATCGGCATCACACGAGCGGCGACCTTCGGGACCAGACTTTCGATATAGCCATTGCAGGCAATGATCAGATGCTTGGCCTTGACGTGGCCTTTCGCGCATTTGATCGTGACGGTGTCTCCCTTTTCAATGGCCTGCACTTCGCTATTCTCGAAAAGGATCGCGCCTGCCTTACGCGCAGCAGCTCCAAGACCGAGGGCATAGTTGAGCGGATGCAGATGGGCGGCAAACATATCCACCATGCCTCCATAATAGGCGGTCGAGCCAACCATCTCCTCGACCTCAGCCTTGTTGACATAGCGAATATGCTCATAGCCATATTCGCAATTGAGCTTGTCGACATAGGCTTTGGAGTCTTCGGCATAATGGGGCTTGTGGTCGGCGTGCAGCGTGCCGGGCTTTAGGTCGCAGGCGATGTCGTGATCCGCAATCAGATCCTTGACCATCTGGATGCCATCCACCGCGATATCCCACAAAAGGCGGGCATCGGCGGTTCCGACCATTTTCTCCAGCGTATCTTGCTCTAGGCGCTGCCCGGTGCAGACCTGACCACCATTACGCCCCGAAGCACCCCAACCCACACGATGGGCTTCCAGCAGAATGACTTTGTGCCCCTGTTGGGCAAGGTGCAGGGCCGATGAAAGCCCGGCATAGCCTCCACCAATCACGCAGACATCACATTGTTGCTCTCCCTTCAGAGAGGGCAGAGGATCGTGCGGGTTGGCTGTGGCGGCGTAATAACTGTCTGGATAGGTTCCCTGCTTGTCGTTGCCATGCAGAAAACCGCCCTTGGGGCTGCTAAGACTCATGAAAGCACCTATTGCAATGCGTGCTGTGTGGGAGAGGCTTTGCGCTTGGGCCTTTGGCCTTGACCCGATGCCTCTCCTCCAGTGCATGTTTGGTTGGGCAGACTTATTTATAAAGATCGCGGGCCTTGATGTCGGCCAGCGTCAGATCAAGACATTTGGCGGCTTTGCTGACCAGCTCATCAATTTCGCTGTTGGAGATGACCAGTGGCGGCGCGATAATCATCGTATCGCCCACATGGCGCATTACCAGCCCGTTATTGAAGCAATGTTCACGGCAAATGAGGCCGACAGTTCCCTTGCTGGCGGCAAAAGGTGCGCGGGCAGTTTTGTCTGGCGTTAGCTCAAGTGCGGCAACGAGCCCCTTGGAGCGGGCTTCTCCGATCAGTGGATGATCGCCCAGTGCGGCCCATTTCTCTGCCAGATAAGGTGCTGCCCGGTCGCGCACGCCCTCAACGATATGTTCGCGCTCCATAATTTCGAGATTCGTCAAGGCTGCTGCGCAGGCCACCGGATGGCCTGAATAGGTGTAGCCATGGGCAAACTCGCCCCCATGGGCGATGAAGCCTTCGGCCACACGATCGGAGACCAGCACACCTGCTATCGGCAGATAGCCAGAGGAGAGCCCCTTGGCGATGGTCATCAGGTCGGGTTTGATCTGGTAGGTGTCCGAGCCAAACCAGTTGCCCGTACGCCCGAAGCCGCAGATTACTTCATCGGCAATCAGCAGAATGTCGCGTTCATCGCAAATGCGCTGGATTTCCGGCCAATAGCTGTCCGGTGGAATGACAACGCCTCCGGCTCCCTGAATGGGCTCAGCGATAAAGGCCGCAACCTTGTCTTCGCCGATCCGGTCAATTTCTTCCTCAAGTGCCCGGGCACGCATCAGGCCGAAGTCTGCCGGATCCATGTCCCCACCTTCGCCATACCAGTAGGGCTGGTCGATATGGGTGATATCTGGAATGGGCAATCCGCCTTGCGCATGCATGCCCTTCATGCCGCCCAGAGAGGCCGCGGCCACCGTAGAGCCATGATAGGCATTCTTGCGAGCGATGATGACCTTCTTGTCGGGCTTGCCCATGCTGGCCCAATAATGGCGCACCATGCGCACCACCGTGTCATTGGATTCCGAGCCGGAATTGCCATAGAAGACATGATTGATATGAGGTGGTGCCAACGAGGCAAGCTTTTCCGAAAGGGCCACCACTGGCGGGTGGGAGGTCATGAAAAAGGTGTTGTAATAGGGCAGCTGCTCCATCTGCCGCATCGCAGCTTCCTGAATTTCCTTGCGCCCATAGCCGACATTGACACACCAGAGCCCGGCCATGCCATCCAGCATCCGGTTGCCTTCACTGTCATAAAGATACACGCCCTCGGCACGGGTGATGATGCGCGCGCCTTTTTCGTTGAGTTCCTTAGTATCTGTAAAAGGATGCAGATGATGGGCGGCATCCTTTTGTTGCAACTCTTGGGTCGGTGGCAGGTTGGCCATGAAAGTCATGTTGGTCTCCCGTCTCTGGATGCCGCTCTTTGATGGCGGCTGGGCAGATAGCGATTGGCAAAGGCAAAGGGTGAATTAGACAGTCAGCAGCAAGTGCTCGCGCTCCCATGGGCTGATGACCTGATTGAATTCTTCCGATTCATGCAGCTTGATCTGGCTGTAGATGGTGACGAAATCCG contains the following coding sequences:
- a CDS encoding FAD-dependent oxidoreductase, which gives rise to MSLSSPKGGFLHGNDKQGTYPDSYYAATANPHDPLPSLKGEQQCDVCVIGGGYAGLSSALHLAQQGHKVILLEAHRVGWGASGRNGGQVCTGQRLEQDTLEKMVGTADARLLWDIAVDGIQMVKDLIADHDIACDLKPGTLHADHKPHYAEDSKAYVDKLNCEYGYEHIRYVNKAEVEEMVGSTAYYGGMVDMFAAHLHPLNYALGLGAAARKAGAILFENSEVQAIEKGDTVTIKCAKGHVKAKHLIIACNGYIESLVPKVAARVMPMNNYIIATEPLDEGLARELIRNDLGVADSKFVINYYRLSADKRMLFGGGETYSFKFPEDIKSFVRQPMLEIYPQLKDARIDYGWGGTLGITVNRMPYFAKLDKNIINASGFSGHGVAIATIAGKLVADLIDGQASRFDAMEHVPTYPFPGGRHLRHALLVMAMLYYKVRDRIGTPARP
- a CDS encoding aspartate aminotransferase family protein — protein: MTFMANLPPTQELQQKDAAHHLHPFTDTKELNEKGARIITRAEGVYLYDSEGNRMLDGMAGLWCVNVGYGRKEIQEAAMRQMEQLPYYNTFFMTSHPPVVALSEKLASLAPPHINHVFYGNSGSESNDTVVRMVRHYWASMGKPDKKVIIARKNAYHGSTVAAASLGGMKGMHAQGGLPIPDITHIDQPYWYGEGGDMDPADFGLMRARALEEEIDRIGEDKVAAFIAEPIQGAGGVVIPPDSYWPEIQRICDERDILLIADEVICGFGRTGNWFGSDTYQIKPDLMTIAKGLSSGYLPIAGVLVSDRVAEGFIAHGGEFAHGYTYSGHPVACAAALTNLEIMEREHIVEGVRDRAAPYLAEKWAALGDHPLIGEARSKGLVAALELTPDKTARAPFAASKGTVGLICREHCFNNGLVMRHVGDTMIIAPPLVISNSEIDELVSKAAKCLDLTLADIKARDLYK